Sequence from the Rutidosis leptorrhynchoides isolate AG116_Rl617_1_P2 chromosome 3, CSIRO_AGI_Rlap_v1, whole genome shotgun sequence genome:
GAATTGCTATTTAGGGTTTACCATTTATGGTTTACAGTATTTATCAAAATGCTTTGTAGTATGTTTTAACGCTAATACTTTCATGTTTGTATATTCAAAGTTCATATCCAGGTGCTTTTCGCGTGATGACTGGTATGATACTacattaactcatatattatttaaTTACAAAGTCAACATATATTATTGAGATTGGTAGCTTGCTTTTTGTTAATGATTGTTAGGGTAGTTGGTCTGAATCTAGCACAATCACAAGCATAATAATTTATGGATATGCTTACAGATCTGACATTGGATGATATTACAGTATGTTTTATTTACTAAATTGACGTTCCATGTGGGCTTACCCACTTAATGTTGCAAGTCATGCTTGACTATTTTGGATCCAACGAATAAATTAGTGTTGTGTTTTAGAAGAGATTCTAATTCTTTCTAATGTCTGGACTCATGTACTGAATTTATGGATGCTTATGGAACTGACATTGGATGATGTTCGGTGACTGTTGATAACCTGGGTCAGATTCAATGTCAGATGAATTTTACTTTCTTTAATGTTGCTAAAAGTTGTGATGTCTCCGTGGACTAATGCAACTGACGGTAGAATTTTGATAATCATTGGAAGTCAACATATGGGGAATTTAGGCAAGTGGTGAGTAAGAACTTTGATTTTTGATCGGGATGTTTTAACTACAGTTGAGTAAGAACTTTGATTGAGATGTTTTCAGTACAACTGGTGGCATTTATATGCTTTTATGCAGGGAAATTCAGTGGATGATAGATGTATATGTCTGGTGGTTTAATAGGTAAGGTGTGACTTTTCGGGGTCAAACTTGCAATGTAGTGATGCCAAAAGACAATACTAAATCATTTATTCCGAAGATTTGATTGATTAATTTATAGATTCAATTTGATTGATACCCATTTTCCTTAATATTCACGTATCCAAGATTGGGATGTAAGACAGTGCATATGCTCATCGGGTTGCTTGCATATAACATGGTCACGGacagaagaaaaaaaatcaaaatatagggtttagggtttagtgtatagggtttaggttttagattttatggtttagattttagaatttatggtctagggtttagggtttagtgtgtaggatttagggttggtggtttagggtttagatatagggtttagggtttggagtttagtgtatagggtttagggtttagggtttatggtttagactttaaggcttaaggtttagattttagaatttatggtttagggtttagggtttagggcttacaatttatggtttagagcataaatatagggtttaaggtttagggtttagtgtatagggtatagggtttagtgtatagggtttagggtttatggtttagggtttatggtttagtgtatagggtttaagggtatatagtttagggtttagggtttatggtttagattttaaaatttagcgtttagggtttattgtgtagggtaaagggttggtggtttaggatttagggtttagggtttagatatatggtttggggtttagagtttagtgtatatggTATAAGCTTAATTGATATAAAGGATTAACATTGAGAGTTAACGGTTTAAGGTTTACGAATTGCTATTTAGGGTTTACCATTTATGGTTTACAGTATTTATCAAAATGCCTTGAAGTATGCTTTAATGCTAATACTTTCAGCTATGTTTGTATATTCAAAGTTCATATTCAGTTGCTTTCCACGTGATGACTTGTATGATACTACATTAACTCATATATTAGTCAATTACAAAGTCAACATATATTATTGAGATTGGTAGCTTGCTTTTTATTAATGATTGTTAGGGTAGTTGGTCTGAATCTAGCACAATCACAAGCATAATAATTTATGGATATGCTTACAGATCTAACATTGGATGATGTTACATTATGTTTTATTTACTAAATTGACGTTCCATGTGGGCTTACCCACTTAATGTTGCAGGTCATGCTTGACTATTTTGGATCCAACGAATAAATTAGTGTTGTATTTTAGAAGAGATTCTAATTCTTTCTAATGTCTGGACTCATGTACTGAATTTATGGATGCTTATGGAACTGACATTGTATGATGTTCGGTAACTGTTGATAACCTGGGTCAGATTCAATGTCAGATGAATTTTACTTTCTTTAATGTTGCTAAAAGTTGTGATGTCTCCGTGGACTAATGCAACTGACTGTAGAATTTTGATAATCATTGGAAGTCAACATATGGGGAATTTAGGCAAGTGGTGAGTAAGAACTTTGATTTTTGATCAGGATGTTTTAACTACAGCTGAGTAAGAACTTTGATTGAGATGTTTTCAGTACAACTGGTGGCATTTATATGCTTTTATGCAGGGAAATTCAGTGGATGATAGATGTATATGTCTGGTGGTTTAATAGGTAAGGTGTGACTTCTCGAGTTCAAACTTGCAATGTAGTGATACCAAAAGACAATACTAAATCATTTAGTCCAAAGATTCGATTGATTAATTTATAGATTCAATTTGATTGATACCCCATTTTCCTTAATATTCACGTGTCCAAGATTGGGATGTAAGACAGTGCATATGCGCATCGGGTTGCTTGCATATAACATGGTCACGGACAGAAGAAAAAATCaaaatatagggtttagggtttagtgtatagggttttggttttagattttagggtttagattttagaatttatggtttaaggtttagggtttatggtatagggtttagggtttagtgtgtagggtttagggtttgtggTTTAggatttagatatagggtttagggtttagggtttagggtttagagtttagtgtatagggtttagtgtttagggtttagactttaaggtttaaggtttagggcttacaatttatggtttagagtatagatatagggtttaaggtttaaggtttaaggtttagggtttagtgtatagggtttatggtttatggtttagtgtatatATTTTAGGGTatatagtttagggtttagagtttagagtttagggtttatggtttagattttagaatttaaggtttagagtttagtgtgtagggtggtttagggtttagggtttagatatagggtttagggtttagagtttagtgtatatggTTTAAGCTTAATAGATAAAAAGGATTAACGTTGAGAGTTAATGGTTTAAGGTTTAGGAATTGCTATTTAGggtttacagtttaggatttaaggttaagattttagaatttatgctttagggtttagagtttagtgtatagggtttacggtttaattttttagggtttagggtttagagtttagggtttacttTTTAGATTTTatggtatagagtttagggttttatggtttatggtttagatatagggtttaggatttatgttttagagtttagggtttagattttagatctttatggtttaaggttttaggtatagggtttagggtgggGTTAagggttgatttagggtttaggatttagagtttagtgtattgggtttagtgtttagggtttatgacttagcttttagaatttatggtttaaggtttagAGCTTCgggtttagtttttaaaatttatagtttagagtatagatatagggtttagggtttagggtataggatttagggtttagtgtaaagggtttagggtttagattttagaatttatggtttagggtttagattttagaatttatagtTTATGATTTAGGTTTTTAAATTTATTCGTTAGTACATTttgaaattttaaaaatttgaatcCCTTGTAAAATATTTGATTTAATGTTTATCATAGACTTAATAATAGTTCGGTAGTACAAAACTTAAAAATTTCAAACCCTTATAAAATATTTAGTTTGATGTTCATCCAGACATAATAAtagttttttaatttatatatttaattttatagctTAAATGATTTGACCCTTCAAAAATCCCGCGAaaccgcgggtctttaactagtatatatatatatatatatatatatatatatatatatatatatatatatatatatatatatatatatatatatatatatatatatatatatatatgattgtatgTTAATTGGTAAAAGAAATAGTAATAGATgtaattgaaaagttagggtttttCATCTGAACCCTAAATATAGAATTGAGGAACATGGATGTGACTAAGTTaaacatgtatgtatatatgtataaaatagttcagATGAAAGAAACTAAAAGTTGATTATATTGTTTAGGATTTGAGCATAAACTCTAATTGGTTAatatggaagatatggataaaatgatgTAAAAGATATGAAAGAATGTTATCGATAGTGGTAATGAATAATTAATGAAATGTTAGAAAGGTTGAACACGAGAGTTAAGCTTAGAGTGATTATATTTGATGTTTAtttaataaatgtatatatgtgttttTTGTTAGATAATTGAAGGGAGGGAAGCTTTGGTGCAAGTACATTGTGTTCGTTGTTGTTGCAAGTCCAAGGTGAGTTATATGTGGGGGTTAAATGGGGCCGTTGTTAGGTAATCCGGTTGTGAGGTTTACCTAATTGCGAGATGGTTCGTATACATATATGTCCTAACCTTATTTAACcttattgttgatgttgttgttatgTTATGGCATCATATGAAATATGTTATGGATCATTGATGTCTTATGACATCATATGGATTATGTTGCGGATCATGAATGTCTTATGACATCATATGGAATATGTTGTGGAtcatggatgcattaatgttatcaACATGTGAATTATGATTCCTATGATTGCCTATGATGATAAGTTGATGATGTTATAGTTACCTATTGATTTCTCGCATACTACCCACTAAGCATTTCATGTTTACCCGATAGTTTTTGAATGTTTTATACGTACTCAAGTAAAAGAATAAAAAGTGGGTCACTAGGATGGAAAAGAATTTAGCAAGGACATATAAGTGGTTTAACACGTTTGTAAGTGTTTCCAAGTGTTTCTTGAATTACCGGTTTGTATTGTTAGTTTGAACGACCGCCTCTGTTTTGGTGTTAATATAGTCGATTTGGTTTTGGATTTCATATTAAGAGAACTATTAAAGTTTGTATTATGAATGTGTATGTCTATGAAATGTTAAATACACAAGTTATGAGCTTTTGAAAGTGAAGGTCATTGTCAAGGTCTCGAAAGTGTTAAGATAGTAACACAAAAAAATGGGCGTTTCAACGCTGAAAGTGGTGATTGGTGTGGTTGTGGTGATGATGCGGTTTGTGATAAAGTTGGTGATGGTGGTATAGACTGTTGGTGGCGATGATGCGGTTGGTGTTGATGAACGTTGGTGGGATGTTGGTGCTAATGAATGATGGTCTTGATGGGTGTATATATGCAGTTCTAATAGTGAAACCCGTGAAGGTGTAAGGTGGTAATTGATTGGTGATGTTGAAGATGGTAAGTCAATGAAGGTGTTAAGTAATTAGTGATGTTAAAGGTGATACTTGTGTTGGTATATATGGAGGTTACACGGTGCATCACGTGAAGCAATTGAACCCCACGTGCAGGCTTTAAAATCAAAAAAAAATCTGTCATATAATCTTATCTGAAAATGTTATCCTAATAAGATTTCTGATAGTCGCAAGGTGACTTTTGCGAGCCTTACGCCTCACTCAACAACATCGTAATACACATAAAACACAGTCATACGCAACTCGCAAGTGCAACGTGCGACCCTGTGACTCGTGTTGTCTCGGTCATCAGTCTAAGTCTTAGTTCGCGACTTGTATTTTTCGGCCATCACCGAGCAAATAATGAGTCTCAGGGTCGCACGGTAACCTGACGACTTGTGATggcattttgaattttttttttttttttttttttaggacgaATCTTTATAGTTCGTTGTGAAAATAGACGTTTTGGTCAATATCCCGTATATTAATGTATACTCATCATTAATTATTCATTATCTACACCAAAATCCGTTGTTAAAATACACCAAAATCAAAATCCGTTGTTAAAATAGAAACTTATTGTCATTTCTTAAAAGAATAATTATGATTACAATCGATTAATTAAGTTAATAACTTTAAAAATATCTTTTAGCGTCGTATACTTTAAAATTATCGTATGCCACTTATATATTTTCTCAACCTATAAAGTTCTTCATTCAacgtattaatttaaataaatatctTTCTCACTGAATTTTAGTTAGATGGACCTTAGAAACATTGATATCAGCTAAGTCGTATTATTATCATACGTGATACATACATATGTGTACCTTTATAGTTCACATATACATATCTTTTTCTTTTTGGTCACAAGAATGATGCTTCAAACTTTACTGTTTTATAGATTCCATatttattctttattattattatttgaaaaaaagaataataatgaaacaaaaaaaatatgagaaagaAGATACGTAATAAGTTCTACATCAATAATTTCAAAATAAAATGTTGAAAGGCCCAACCCATCTACTAAGCAATGGACCACATAGCTCAACTATAATCGACcacaaatatttatttattattaaaaaaaattaattaaaatttaattaatttaattttaattaagttaataaattttcaATCTTAATTTGGTGAAAGCGAATAAGCAGAATGTGGGATGGTGCATGAGCACATACTCCCTCTTAATCGGGTCAAAGTCAACCCCAACCATAATCAACAACCTCATTTTTCCTTCATCCATTTCATCAAAACAAAAATATAATCAATCAAATCAATTAATCCATTTGATAAATTTCCCTCCAAATTTATCAAATTCATCATCAAATGGATAAACACAGTTACAAATCAGGTAGTTTCATAGGAAGACATCGTTGGAGAACCAATTTAGACACATTTTCACCAAGATTACATCATAAATCCCCAATTGTACCCGATCCACATTCCGAATCTAGCGACGAAATCCCCGATGAAATCCCCGACGACATCGATCACGATCGAATCCTCATCGAACTCGACGCTTTCAACGATGAATTGTCACTCATCGATGACAAATCGACCTCGCCCGAACTCCCTAACGTGTTCTCCACATTCTCCATCATCATCAAATCCAAAACACGAAAATCGCTAGCTCGAAATGTAGACATTACAACGAATGAAGACGACTCGTTTATATACGAGTCTATAACGCGGTTATGTAAcataaaaaccgcattaaacgatTATCCTAAAGCGTCCTCGTTCGATGCGATCATCGAGCTTTTGAACCGAATTATGAAATTTATGGAAGAACGTCTTCGATTTCTTCTGATGAATAATAACTTATCTTCTTATAAAGAACCTCCCGAACCGAAACTTAAAGTGATTTCTTCGAAACATTTCTCGTTCAAGACCGAACGTTGTCCCGTTCCTGAACCGAGCAAAGAAGAAGAAGATTATCCAGGCTATGATGAAAACAGAATTAATAAAATGACGAAAACCGTAACCACAATGATAAACGCTGGCTACAAAAACGAATGTACAAATGTGTATTGCATGTCTAGAGGAAACGCAATGTACGAGCAGCTTCGAAAGCTCGATTTCGAACGATTGAACGCTGATGATGTCCACAAGTTATATTGGGAATTGCTTGAAGCTGACATGTCACGTTGGATTAGGGTTATTAACAATTGTTCAAAGTTTTTAATTCCTGCTGAACGGACGTTAGGTGAAACAGTTTTCTCTGATCATCCTTTAGTTTTTAACGGATTGTTTGTAAACCTTGTTCGTAGCGTTATAACGTCGTTACTTGATTACGCTGCTGCTGTTGCCATGACAAGACGTTCAGCGGAACGTTTGTTTAAATTTCTCGATATGTATGAAGCGTTACGTGGACTTAACGAATCGTTAAAATCAAATGATAGTCATGATGTTAGTAAAGAAGATGAAGCGGAATTAAGTAACGATTTGAATACGGAAATTGTGTCTGTATCGGAACGAATAGGTGAAGGAGCGGTTAACATGTTTGTTGATCTAGAAACTTCTATTCGTAACGATGCAGCGAAAACGCCTGTGCCAGGTGGTGCAGTGCATCCGCTAACTCGTTACGTTTTAAATTATTTAAACTACGCGTGCGAGTATGGGGACTCGTTGGAACAAATATTCCAACAAAACGCGAAGCTTAACGAATTGAGTACTACTTCGGAAGAGGAAATCGAGATGGAGAAATCGCCTTTAGCGATTCAAATAATGTCGGTAATGAGTTTGTTAGACGGTAACCTAGCGGTGAAATCAACGTTATACAAAGACCTTTCGTTACGTAACATTTTTTTAATGAATAACGGAAGGTATATATTACAGAAAGTCAAAGGTTCAAACGGTTCAAACGAGATCAAAAAGCTCATGGGGGATAATTGGTGTAGAAGAAGATCAACAGAAGTAAGAAATTATCATAAAAGTTATCAAAGGGAAACATGGGCTAGATTATTACAATGTATAACACAAGAAGGGATACAAATAAATAATGGGAAAGTGAATAAAAAAGTATTGAAAGAAAGGTTCAAGAATTTTAATAACATGTTTGAGGAGATACATAAAACACAAAGTACATGGGTTGTTAGTGAAGAACAATTGTTGTCGGAGCTTCGAGCATCGATAGCGGCGGTTGTGATTCCGGCGTACAGGTCGTTTGTAGGGAGGTATAAACATCAGTTTGAAGCAGGGAAGAGTATGGACAAGTATATAAAATATCAACCAGAAGATATTGAGGCTTTGATTGAGACTTTGTTTGAGGGTAATCCTCCTTCTTCAATGTCTAGGAAGAGATTCTAAATGAGTTGAATCATCAATTTGGTTCTGACTTTGTTTGTAAGATTATATTGTATGTatatgttttgttttgttttgttattGAGTGTTTTAACTTATGTTTGTTTTCTTTAAGCAAGTAGAATGATTGATGGTGTTATCATAAAGAAATTCATTTTGTTTTCTATAACATGCTATAATATGAGTTCAAAGTCATTTATTTATAATAGATAGATAATAATTGTGCTCTAATTAAGTAGTTTCTGCAAAACACTATGGCTGATCTTCTGGGATTGGATATCCAAATTCTAAACCACTTTTGGGCTTGCAAAGTTGTGTGATCTGTTAGAACTACAAAGTCAACAAAGGTCAAATTACCATTTTAGGTAATTTGACTTTAGGATAAGAAGATGTTATCTTCATCACTTCCTTTTATAGTTCATCACAAGACCACATAAGATGCGGTGTTCAATGGATATAACAACCATGTCTAAACAGAATATTTTCTTTTATGTAAAAGGGGGTTCCAAAGTACAATTTGATCCATTCCCTTTTAAGAAATAGCTGTTAGATAACGTGTATAAAACACACTTGTAAATGAATCTGTAATTCAATTTAGTGAATAACAATTTATCAATTGATCAATACAAATCATTATTTTTCTTTCAATTGTCTTaaataacatggtatcagagctaacggtgaaGATCTAGGGATCAATTCAACAGTCTTTAGCTTCAATCATCTACCAAAATCAAATTCAAGCTGCCATGTCAATAATTGACGGTAGCTTTGTGAATCAAATTAAAGTTACTAATCAAGCTGCCATGTCAGATAAAGACGGTAGCAAAGTAACTTACCTGGATGCTTTATGTCAAACACAtgctcgtattaaatcgaaagttgTCACCACAAATCACCATCGACCACCACAACCACCAAGTTGTGTTTATTGTGGAATACCAGGGCATGTAATAATCAATTGTTTTAAGCTCCTTGGGTACCCCAATTGGTGGCATAAACAAAAACGTGGCAGAGTTATGATGGCAAGGGCAACCGGCAACAACCTTGGAGCCACCGGCGGcaaccagtgttgtaaatctcccgagatctccccgagatctccccgagatctcccccgagatctcctttttagaaggcaaccgagacgagatgttcatctcccgagatatcTCGGTCAACGGGGTTAAACTtactcaaagccacgatttctccgATTTTCTTGCtagtttgtaagattttcttgtaaaattcgtaatttctaagattttctcactcatttctcggatatttttttaaaatctcgtaaaaaggtatataattatacatatatttatgtttttatgtatattttaatttaaaaaactacaaagtcaacgtaagtcaacgtccgagatctccccgagattattccgagatctccctaaaaaagtccagacgagatctccccgagattcgagttctccaaccttggcgGCAACCATACGATCACCTGAACCGGCAGCACGAAATCCAACTCTCAAATCGGACAGTCAACAAAAGGTACTTCGAATTTATTGCTGGAATCATACAAATCAACCAAATGGGTGAAGGTTAAACCTTCAaaccctaaattacaacaatcaattAAGGTAATTAGGGTAAACCCTAATCACCATAAAACGATTGAAATAACGAACCATAACCGTTTCCATTGCCTTCAAGAACTGATACAAGATGAAATTAATCCCAATCGGATTAAAGGGATTAAAAGGGTTGGGATAATTGAAAAAGGGAATACGGGTTCAAAAACAGATAAGGATAGTTATTTTCCCAATAAAGTTGTTcttgaaagaaaagaaaaagaccACGCCTGGCAC
This genomic interval carries:
- the LOC139901257 gene encoding exocyst complex component EXO70C1-like, encoding MDKHSYKSGSFIGRHRWRTNLDTFSPRLHHKSPIVPDPHSESSDEIPDEIPDDIDHDRILIELDAFNDELSLIDDKSTSPELPNVFSTFSIIIKSKTRKSLARNVDITTNEDDSFIYESITRLCNIKTALNDYPKASSFDAIIELLNRIMKFMEERLRFLLMNNNLSSYKEPPEPKLKVISSKHFSFKTERCPVPEPSKEEEDYPGYDENRINKMTKTVTTMINAGYKNECTNVYCMSRGNAMYEQLRKLDFERLNADDVHKLYWELLEADMSRWIRVINNCSKFLIPAERTLGETVFSDHPLVFNGLFVNLVRSVITSLLDYAAAVAMTRRSAERLFKFLDMYEALRGLNESLKSNDSHDVSKEDEAELSNDLNTEIVSVSERIGEGAVNMFVDLETSIRNDAAKTPVPGGAVHPLTRYVLNYLNYACEYGDSLEQIFQQNAKLNELSTTSEEEIEMEKSPLAIQIMSVMSLLDGNLAVKSTLYKDLSLRNIFLMNNGRYILQKVKGSNGSNEIKKLMGDNWCRRRSTEVRNYHKSYQRETWARLLQCITQEGIQINNGKVNKKVLKERFKNFNNMFEEIHKTQSTWVVSEEQLLSELRASIAAVVIPAYRSFVGRYKHQFEAGKSMDKYIKYQPEDIEALIETLFEGNPPSSMSRKRF